The Papilio machaon chromosome 28, ilPapMach1.1, whole genome shotgun sequence genome includes a window with the following:
- the LOC106714298 gene encoding protein phosphatase 1 regulatory subunit 3C: MCAAIDMLASEQLFYGHSPPAGFLTDYTPPRRQTKITARGYSAPCLSVLKPVQLTLKSAPRSCIRIPTEKKKKHVVFADDRGFALEHVKFMTEPSHVPPYWAFKVVASPPIERKVKPVVDLWETRFVQPASDYLEFRRRITEDCVSLENVIVKQNELAVDGTVKVKNLDFSKEVFVRTSSDGWSTNEDTYCAFIESGPLLQNGVSTYDTFGFRLQLPIHSRRLDFCVGFRCQGKEFWDNNNGKNYTIEKSSTRSVPALSCARINYGNSWSVRSDNNGSTPYW, translated from the coding sequence ATGTGTGCCGCAATCGATATGTTGGCATCGGAGCAATTGTTCTACGGCCACAGTCCACCAGCCGGTTTCCTAACAGATTATACGCCACCAAGAAGACAAACGAAGATCACGGCTAGAGGTTACTCAGCACCGTGTTTATCAGTGCTCAAACCTGTGcagttaactttaaaatcagCTCCCAGATCGTGTATACGGATACCAAcagaaaagaagaagaaacaCGTAGTGTTTGCTGATGATAGAGGATTCGCGTTAGAACATGTCAAATTTATGACAGAACCATCACATGTACCACCGTATTGGGCATTCAAAGTCGTAGCCAGTCCACCAATTGAAAGAAAAGTTAAACCAGTTGTAGATCTATGGGAGACGCGTTTCGTACAACCGGCGTCAGATTATCTAGAATTCAGAAGAAGGATTACAGAAGATTGTGTGTCATTAGAAAATGTTATAGTGAAACAAAACGAATTGGCAGTAGACGGTACTGTCAAGGTAAAGAATCTCGATTTCTCCAAAGAAGTATTTGTGAGAACATCTTCAGATGGATGGAGTACTAACGAAGATACATATTGTGCGTTCATAGAATCAGGTCCTTTGTTACAAAATGGTGTGTCAACGTATGATACTTTTGGATTTAGATTGCAACTTCCAATACATTCAAGAAGATTGGACTTCTGTGTCGGATTCCGTTGTCAAGGTAAAGAATTCTGGGACAATAATAATGGAAAGAATTACACAATAGAAAAGTCTTCAACGAGAAGTGTTCCAGCGTTATCATGTGCTAGAATTAATTACGGAAATTCTTGGTCAGTTAGATCAGACAATAATGGTAGTACTCCATATTGGTGA